Proteins found in one Panicum hallii strain FIL2 chromosome 4, PHallii_v3.1, whole genome shotgun sequence genomic segment:
- the LOC112890770 gene encoding uncharacterized protein LOC112890770, with protein sequence MSGKYIIAGLAASFIIAYGSDVLVAQKKVFGGTTPRTVSDKEWWEATDKQFQAWPRTAGPPVVMNPISRQNFIVKDLKP encoded by the exons ATGTCTGGCAAGTACATCATCGCTGGCCTTGCTGCCTCCTTCATCATCGCATATGGCTCCGACGTCCTAGTGGCACAGAAGAAGGTTTTCGGAG GCACAACACCAAGGACTGTGTCGGACAAGGAGTGGTGGGAGGCGACGGACAAGCAGTTCCAGGCCTGGCCTCGCACCGCAGGGCCTCCGGTGGTCATGAACCCCATCAGCCGCCAGAACTTCATCGTCAAGGATCTCAAGCCTTGA
- the LOC112890769 gene encoding uncharacterized protein LOC112890769 yields the protein MSMATRAIAAATARRSGLAAALSSCRRGGARGLSHSSTQLRREEDQSADRHEEAAAVTAAQVEASLNRKNVEVVQGDRSSTLLPDEAVDALGGVGAEADDAWVPDHETGVFVPAEEATGNGSGSGGDGPHEQPGPSVLDQAVFVREDMEDVERPAVDMARADAK from the exons ATGTCCATGGCCACGAGAGcgatcgccgccgccaccgcccgccggaGTGGGCTCGCCGCCGCGCTCTCCTCGTGCAG GCGCGGGGGAGCTCGGGGTTTGTCGCACAGCAGCACCCAGCTGCGCCGGGAGGAGGACCAGAGCGCGGACCGTCacgaagaggcggcggcggtcacCGCGGCGCAGGTGGAGGCGTCGCTGAACCGCAAGAACGTGGAGGTGGTCCAGGGGGACCGGTCCTCGACGCTGCTCCCGGATGAGGCGGTCGACGCGCTgggcggcgtgggcgccgaGGCCGACGACGCCTGGGTGCCCGACCATGAGACGGGCGTCTTCGTCCCCGCCGAGGAGGCCACCGGCaacggcagcggcagcggcggtgacGGCCCGCACGAGCAGCCTGGGCCGTCGGTGCTGGACCAGGCGGTGTTCGTGCGCGAGGACATGGAGGACGTCGAGAGGCCCGCCGTTGACATGGCCAGAGCCGACGCCAAGTGA
- the LOC112889533 gene encoding pentatricopeptide repeat-containing protein At1g08070, chloroplastic-like, which produces MVAYPFQQTPLYLPHSSKPATPIHHRLGHGDPRADAASVSLRQGAPTDARGLRALIKALSVSSAAAAANEAAAAVHAHAAKLGLDRERTVRNGLIALYLARGDRAAAGALFQGFPDGRDVVSWTAMVTGHARLGFADEAVALFLEMAGGGCGVAVDAVATAAGFAACAEVRNLALAREAHRRVAAAEVTLDVVAWNALVDMYSKCGDVAAAHRWFRAMPASKTVVSWNTMISAFARAGEHGEALALFREMQRAGVRPDDATLVAVLGACAQLGALDTGRWVHAYMYRQLGRREADGVVGNALLDMYAKCGAVDQAVAVFDGMARRDVYTYASMILGLATHGRAEEALALFAAMRRAGVRPNAVALLGVLSACCHAGRVEDGLRHLDDMARSYGVAPGIEHYGCAVDMLGRAGRLDDAEALVAAMPVPPDALVRGSLLAACRARGDVERAERVMRRMNDDGDSGDHVLMSNMYASRGRHGRAVRVRKKMRRSNLTKEPGCSVIEIDGVVHEFQAVPANSIT; this is translated from the coding sequence ATGGTGGCCTATCCATTCCAGCAGACGCCACTATATCTCCCGCACAGCAGCAAGCCAGCAACTCCAATTCACCACCGTCTCGGGCATGGAGATCCGAGGGCTGACGCTGCGTCGGTGTCGCTCCGGCAAGGCGCCCCGACGGACGCCCGCGGCCTCCGGGCGCTCATCAAGGCGCTGTCCgtgtcctccgccgccgccgcggccaacGAGGCCGCAGCGGCGGtgcacgcccacgccgccaAGCTGGGGCTGGACCGCGAGCGCACCGTCCGCAACGGCCTCATCGCGCTCTACCTCGCGCGCGgcgaccgcgccgccgcgggggcccTGTTCCAAGGGTTCCCGGACGGCCGGGACGTGGTTTCCTGGACGGCCATGGTGACCGGCCACGCGCGGCTGGGGTTCGCCGACGAGGCCGTGGCGCTGTTCCTGGagatggcgggcggcggctgcggcgtggcCGTGGACGCGGTGGCCACCGCCGCGGGGTTCGCGGCCTGCGCGGAGGTCAGGAACCTCGCGCTCGCCAGGGAGGCGCACCGGCGCGTCGCGGCCGCGGAGGTCACGCTCGACGTCGTCGCGTGGAACGCGCTGGTGGACATGTACTCCAAGTGCGGCGACGTGGCGGCGGCGCACCGGTGGTTCAGGGCGATGCCGGCGAGCAAGACCGTCGTGTCATGGAACACGATGATCTCGGCGTTCGCCCGCGCCGGCGAGCACGGCGAGGCGCTGGCCCTGTTCCGGGAGATGCAGCGCGCAGGGGTGCGCCCGGACGACGCGACGCTCGTCGCCGTCCTCGGCGCGTGCGCCCAGCTCGGCGCGCTCGACACCGGGCGGTGGGTGCACGCGTACATGTACAGGCAGCTGGGGCGCCGCGAGGCCGACGGCGTCGTCGGCAACGCCCTGCTCGACATGTACGCCAAGTGCGGCGCGGTCGACCAAGCCGTGGCGGTGTTCGACGGCATGGCGCGGCGCGACGTGTACACGTACGCGTCCATGATCCTGGGGCTCGCGACGCACGGCCGCGCCGAGGAGGCCCTGGCGCTGTTCGCGGCCATGCGGCGAGCCGGTGTGCGCCCGAACGCCGTGGCGCTCCTCGGCGTGCTCTCCGCGTGCTGCCACGCCGGCCGCGTCGAGGACGGCCTCCGGCACCTGGACGACATGGCGCGGTCCTACGGCGTGGCGCCCGGCATCGAGCACTACGGCTGCGCCGTCGACATGCTCGGCCGCGCGGGGAGGCTGGACGACGCGGAGGCGCTCGTGGCGGCGATGCCCGTGCCGCCCGACGCGCTCGTCCGGGGCTCCCTCCTAGCGGCCTGCCGGGCGCGCGGCGACGTCGAGCGAGCCGAGCGGGTGATGCGGCGCATGAACGACGACGGCGACTCCGGGGACCACGTGCTCATGTCGAATATGTACGCCTCCAGGGGACGACACGGCCGAGCGGTGCGggtgaggaagaagatgaggaggagCAATCTGACCAAGGAACCCGGGTGCAGCGTCATCGAGATCGACGGCGTCGTGCACGAGTTCCAGGCGGTTCCGGCCAACTCCATCACGTGA
- the LOC112889373 gene encoding ruBisCO large subunit-binding protein subunit beta, chloroplastic — MASTFGATSTVGLMAAPTGKNVRLQRRANFRVKAAKELYFNKDGSAIKKLQTGVNKLADLVGVTLGPKGRNVVLESKYGSPKIVNDGVTVAREVELEDPVENIGAKLVRQAAAKTNDLAGDGTTTSVVLAQGLIAEGVKVVAAGANPVQITRGIEKTAKALVEELRKLSKEVEDSELADVAAVSAGNNYEIGNMIAEAMNKVGRKGVVTLEEGRSSENFLYVVEGMQFERGYISPYFVTDSEKMTAEYENCKLLLVDKKITNARDLINVLEEAIRGGYPILIIAEDIEQEALATLVVNKLRGSLKIAAIKAPGFGERKTQYLDDIAILTGGTVIRDEVGLSLDKADKSVLGTAAKVVLTKEATTIVGDGSTQEEVTKRVAQIKNLIEAADQEYEKEKLNERIAKLAGGVAVIQVGAQTETELKEKKLRVEDALNATKAAVEEGIVVGGGCTLLRLAAKVDAIKDTLENDEQKVGAEIVRRALSYPLKLIAKNAGVNGSVVTEKVLSNDNFKYGYNAATGQYEDLMAAGIIDPTKVVRCCLEHAASVAKTFLMSDVVVVEIKEPEAAPLANPMDNSGYGY; from the exons ATGGCTTCAACATTTGGTGCCACTTCTACGGTTGGCCTTATGGCTGCTCCAACCGGTAAGAACGTGCGCCTTCAGAGGAGGGCTAACTTCAGAGTAAAAGCAGCTAAGGAGCTGTACTTCAACAAGGATGGCTCAGCTATTAAGAAGCTCCAG ACTGGAGTTAACAAGCTTGCAGACCTAGTTGGAGTTACACTAGGACCAAAGGGAAGGAATGTGGTTTTGGAGAGCAAGTATGGGTCTCCTAAGATTGTTAACGATGGTGTTACAGTTGCAAGAGAG GTTGAGCTGGAGGATCCGGTTGAAAACATTGGAGCTAAATTGGTCAGGCAAGCTGCAGCTAAGACCAATGATCTAGCTGGAGATGGGACAACTACTTCTGTGGTCCTTGCTCAGGGGCTGATAGCTGAGGGTGTTAAG GTTGTGGCAGCTGGTGCTAATCCTGTTCAGATTACCCGTGGTATTGAGAAAACAGCGAAAGCACTAGTTGAGGAACTACGAAAGCTTTCAAAAGAGGTTGAAGATAGTGAGCTTGCTGATGTTGCCGCAGTTAGTGCTGGCAACAACTATGAAATTGGAAACATGATAGCAGAGGCCATGAACAAGGTTGGTCGGAAGGGTGTGGTTACCCTTGAAGAGGGGAGGAGTTCTGAGAACTTTCTATATGTTGTGGAGGGAATGCAATTTGAGCGTGGTTACATCTCTCCTTACTTCGTAACTGACAGTGAGAAGATGACTGCTGAGTATGAGAACTGCAAG CTGCTTTTGGTGGACAAAAAGATCACCAACGCAAGGGATCTTATCAATGTTTTGGAGGAAGCCATCAGAGGTGGATACCCAATCCTGATAATTGCTGAGGATATCGAGCAGGAGGCTCTTGCTACCCTTGTTGTCAACAAGCTTAGAGGATCATTGAAGATTGCTGCTATCAAAGCCCCTGGTTTTGGAGAGCGCAAGACCCAGTACTTGGATGATATTGCCATCCTTACTGGAG GAACTGTAATCAGAGATGAAGTTGGCCTCTCACTTGACAAGGCGGATAAATCAGTCCTTGGAACAGCTGCAAAGGTTGTCCTTACCAAAGAGGCAACAACAATAGTCGGTGACGGCAGCACACAGGAAGAAGTTACTAAGAGGGTTGCACAAATTAAAAATCTGATTGAG GCAGCAGATCAAGAATATGAAAAGGAAAAACTCAATGAGAGGATAGCAAAGCTTGCTGGTGGTGTTGCTGTCATTCAG GTGGGAGCACAAACAGAAACTGAACTAAAAGAGAAGAAGTTGAGAGTTGAGGATGCCCTAAACGCAACTAAG GCTGCTGTTGAGGAAGGTATTGTTGTTGGTGGTGGGTGCACTCTCTTGCGGCTTGCTGCTAAAGTTGATGCCATCAAGGACACACTGGAGAATGATGAGCAGAAG GTTGGAGCTGAAATAGTGAGGAGGGCTCTGAGCTACCCACTCAAATTGATTGCTAAAAATGCCGGTGTTAATGGCAGCGTTGTCACTGAGAAG GTTCTTTCTAACGATAACTTCAAGTATGGTTACAATGCTGCTACCGGACAGTACGAGGACTTGATGGCTGCTGGTATCATTGACCCCACCAAG GTGGTGAGGTGCTGCTTGGAGCACGCCGCGTCGGTGGCTAAGACCTTCCTCATGTCGGACGTCGTGGTCGTCGAGATCAAGGAGCCTGAGGCCGCTCCCCTCGCTAACCCCATGGACAACTCTG GCTATGGATACTGA